The following proteins are encoded in a genomic region of Nycticebus coucang isolate mNycCou1 chromosome 17, mNycCou1.pri, whole genome shotgun sequence:
- the PSAPL1 gene encoding proactivator polypeptide-like 1, giving the protein MLPALLLLSSLLGAIVAIPSLGPVVCVKDPVWPCLDVRAAAKCGAMKQCQRTVWNAPPAKSMQCLICQDMAASVMDTMNHNAKASDNMALLTHSCEWLPNKVASAGCKQMVNTHLSAILSMLHEGSTPATVCTALKICEPLQRHLAGPGPLSKEDSSEAVSPGDVDSFPDHPAHRMSGPVLCPDCVPLVSRLQDAVWNNATLTETNIKDHCESLVPALTILCKKYIWQLSVPVDQVLMRLPSEVVCHRRRLCDKRRPTHLAPEAAADGVPLLELGVLRETDEIQMSMGLTCDLCLSVVRQLDKWLISNRTQAKVSKALRHVCSVMPSSIAQRCITFVNKYSSALMEFVAKLTPERLCRTIRLCRSLRLTREVHETYEAKQSPEMNLTVNRGHFCNGCKRLFTVSSHNLDHKSTKRDILLAFKGGCSVLPLPYMIQCNHFVTQYEPVLIESLKDVMDPEALCKKVGACHDPKPLLLGTDQCVTGPSFWCTSQEAAELCNAVQHCQSHVWKTTPLQAGEQA; this is encoded by the coding sequence ATGCTGCCTGCCCTGCTTCTCCTGTCGAGCCTCTTGGGGGCTATCGTGGCCATCCCTTCCCTGGGACCTGTGGTATGTGTAAAGGATCCTGTGTGGCCGTGTCTGGATGTGCGGGCAGCAGCAAAATGTGGGGCTATGAAGCAATGCCAAAGGACTGTCTGGAACGCTCCACCCGCCAAGTCCATGCAGTGCCTCATATGCCAGGACATGGCAGCTTCGGTTATGGATACGATGAACCACAACGCCAAGGCGTCTGACAACATGGCTTTGCTGACGCACAGCTGTGAATGGCTTCCCAACAAGGTGGCCTCTGCCGGGTGCAAACAGATGGTGAACACCCACCTCTCAGCCATCTTGAGCATGCTTCACGAAGGCAGCACCCCGGCAACGGTCTGCACAGCGCTTAAAATCTGTGAGCCATTGCAGAGACACTTGGCCGGCCCAGGGCCACTCTCTAAAGAGGACTCCTCTGAGGCAGTGAGCCCAGGCGATGTCGATAGCTTCCCCGACCACCCTGCTCACCGGATGTCAGGGCCAGTCCTATGTCCAGACTGTGTCCCGCTAGTCTCCCGGCTCCAGGATGCTGTCTGGAACAATGCGACCTTGACAGAGACAAACATCAAGGACCACTGTGAGTCCTTGGTGCCCGCCTTGACCATCCTCTGCAAGAAATACATCTGGCAGCTGTCGGTCCCCGTTGATCAAGTGCTGATGCGTCTTCCATCAGAGGTGGTCTGCCACAGGCGGAGATTATGCGACAAGAGGAGACCCACCCACCTGGCTCCCGAGGCTGCTGCAGACGGGGTGCCTCTCCTGGAACTGGGGGTGCTGAGGGAGACGGATGAGATCCAGATGAGCATGGGCCTGACCTGTGATCTGTGCCTGAGTGTGGTCCGACAACTAGACAAGTGGCTCATAAGTAACCGTACCCAGGCCAAGGTCAGCAAAGCCCTGCGGCACGTGTGCTCAGTAATGCCTTCTTCTATTGCCCAGCGCTGCATCACTTTTGTGAACAAGTACAGCTCTGCCTTGATGGAGTTCGTGGCCAAACTCACACCAGAAAGGTTGTGCAGGACCATCCGTCTGTGCAGGAGCTTGAGGCTGACCCGAGAGGTCCACGAGACCTATGAGGCCAAGCAGTCTCCTGAGATGAACCTGACAGTGAACCGAGGCCACTTCTGCAACGGGTGCAAGAGGCTGTTCACCGTGTCCTCCCACAACCTAGACCACAAGAGCACCAAGAGGGATATCCTCCTGGCCTTCAAGGGTGGCTGCAGTGTCCTGCCACTGCCCTATATGATACAGTGCAACCACTTTGTCACCCAGTATGAGCCTGTCCTCATCGAGAGTCTCAAGGACGTGATGGATCCTGAAGCTCTGTGCAAGAAGGTGGGGGCCTGCCATGACCCAAAGCCCCTTCTGCTGGGTACCGACCAGTGTGTCACAGGCCCAAGCTTCTGGTGCACAAGCCAGGAGGCTGCTGAGCTGTGCAATGCTGTACAGCACTGCCAGAGCCACGTGTGGAAAACAACACCCctccaggctggagagcaggcaTGA